A DNA window from Bos javanicus breed banteng chromosome 10, ARS-OSU_banteng_1.0, whole genome shotgun sequence contains the following coding sequences:
- the GTF2A2 gene encoding transcription initiation factor IIA subunit 2 — MAYQLYRNTTLGNSLQESLDELIQSQQITPQLALQVLLQFDKAINAALAQRVRNRVNFRGSLNTYRFCDNVWTFVLNDVEFREVTELIKVDKVKIVACDGKNTGSNTTE; from the exons ATGGCATATCAGTTGTACAGAAATACCACATTGGGAAACAGTCTTCAGGAGAGCCTCGATGAGCTTATACAG TCTCAACAGATTACCCCCCAACTTGCCCTTCAAGTTCTACTTCAGTTTGATAAGGCGATAAATGCAGCACTGGCACAGAGGGTCAGGAACCGCGTCAACTTCAGG ggCTCTCTAAATACGTACAGATTCTGCGATAACGTGTGGACTTTTGTATTGAATGATGTTGAATTCAGAGAGGTGACAGAACTTATTAAAGTGGATAAAGTGAAAATTGTAGCCTGTGATGGTAAAA ATACTGGCTCGAATACTACAgaatga